One Sphingomicrobium sp. XHP0239 DNA segment encodes these proteins:
- a CDS encoding tyrosine/phenylalanine carboxypeptidase domain-containing protein yields MARGDALMVVGARYELSPAAREVDRTLSRIDATLNWLHYFMPTNIAEVHKGFFASGCQSLPAVEYPPIDIDLDEQRATLLGLPVHDIDDPLIEVLLIEKQRELDRQIQLIRMRGKDGIAQASIDLFGSVGDRMRERAEQILAHVPDAREPDLDCDCDQFRDRACEEFAALAARGTDFNQTAIVNENEGTGLFTEDGNLNIPRDFRVACDRMVPLIQHEVGTHSVTRHNGARQPLKTLALGLADYDVLQEGLAVMAEYLCGFLPPRRLRMLAARVIAADLAVRGFSPADIYTSMREQCGIGEEDAFDTMLRSLRGGCFTKDALYLKGLVELVAYLHHGGNYEILFLGKFSLKQLPTLEKLVDRGLLEKPDLLPTYFDDEVAMARLETVRRADIVDLYQERPAP; encoded by the coding sequence GTGGCTCGCGGAGACGCGCTGATGGTAGTGGGGGCGCGATACGAACTGTCGCCGGCCGCGCGCGAGGTCGATCGGACGTTGAGCCGGATCGACGCGACGCTCAACTGGCTTCACTATTTCATGCCGACCAACATCGCCGAGGTGCACAAGGGCTTCTTCGCCAGCGGATGCCAGTCCCTGCCTGCGGTCGAGTATCCGCCCATCGACATCGATCTCGACGAACAGCGCGCCACGCTACTCGGCCTGCCCGTCCACGACATCGACGACCCGCTGATCGAAGTCTTGCTGATCGAGAAGCAGCGCGAGCTCGACCGCCAGATCCAGCTCATCCGCATGCGCGGAAAGGACGGCATCGCGCAGGCCTCGATCGACCTGTTCGGATCAGTCGGCGACCGGATGCGCGAACGCGCCGAACAGATCCTAGCCCATGTTCCCGACGCGCGAGAGCCCGATCTCGACTGCGATTGCGACCAGTTCCGCGATCGGGCGTGCGAGGAATTCGCGGCCCTTGCCGCACGCGGAACCGACTTCAACCAGACCGCCATCGTCAACGAGAACGAGGGCACCGGCCTCTTCACGGAGGATGGCAATCTCAACATTCCCCGCGACTTTCGCGTCGCCTGCGACCGGATGGTGCCGTTGATCCAGCACGAGGTCGGCACGCACAGCGTCACCCGTCACAACGGCGCGCGCCAACCGCTCAAGACCCTTGCCCTCGGCCTCGCCGACTATGACGTGCTGCAGGAAGGGCTGGCGGTCATGGCCGAATATCTTTGCGGCTTCCTCCCGCCGCGTCGCCTGCGCATGCTCGCCGCGCGCGTCATCGCCGCCGACCTTGCCGTCCGCGGCTTCTCGCCCGCCGACATTTACACCTCGATGCGCGAACAGTGCGGCATCGGCGAGGAAGACGCTTTCGACACCATGCTGCGATCCCTGCGTGGCGGCTGTTTCACCAAGGACGCGCTTTACCTCAAGGGCCTCGTCGAACTGGTCGCCTATCTCCATCACGGCGGCAATTACGAGATCCTCTTTCTCGGCAAATTCTCGCTCAAGCAGCTGCCCACGCTTGAGAAGCTGGTCGATCGCGGGCTGCTCGAGAAGCCCGACCTCCTCCCCACCTATTTCGACGACGAGGTAGCCATGGCGCGGCTCGAGACCGTTCGCCGCGCCGACATCGTCGACCTCTATCAAGAAAGACCCGCCCCATGA
- a CDS encoding surface-adhesin E family protein, with product MSVRFALGATIASIVLAAPVWAAEWEYVGRINTSEGWEFYSVDKTSVRLIGNQRTFWTKVELITPDRDESYTARKSFWRLDCRQWTMAAVSEVRYDAAGNVVASVTDEISLRPIVPETIGEAVAEYACKAPHR from the coding sequence ATGAGCGTAAGATTTGCGCTGGGCGCAACGATCGCGTCGATAGTGCTCGCGGCACCAGTATGGGCTGCTGAGTGGGAATACGTCGGACGAATTAACACGTCCGAGGGCTGGGAATTTTATAGCGTCGATAAAACGTCGGTAAGGCTGATCGGAAACCAACGAACCTTTTGGACGAAGGTCGAGCTGATCACGCCTGATCGTGATGAAAGCTATACTGCTCGCAAATCGTTCTGGCGCCTCGATTGCAGGCAATGGACGATGGCCGCCGTCTCCGAGGTGCGTTATGACGCCGCCGGAAATGTAGTCGCCAGCGTCACCGATGAAATTTCGCTGCGTCCGATAGTCCCCGAAACGATCGGAGAAGCTGTCGCAGAATATGCGTGCAAAGCGCCTCATCGTTGA
- a CDS encoding AAA family ATPase, protein MNLGPTSEERAAIARLAIDNDNPNGTPRKAAQGSLATLDLRALSAVRAVPKAFAVEGVVPAGEVTLFTGAGASGKSLLAQQLATCAAAGIPCLGLGVQPTASLYVTCEDDAEQLHWRQQHICEALGVDMASLADRLHLVSRRGELDNVIGVRVEPAAHDIGERRVTTALYNDLARTMRATDAKLVFLDNVAHLFDGNENDRGDVTQFVNLLNRLAGETGAAIVLIGHPNKSGDSYSGSTAWLNAVRSQATLELVHDENGVVLDRDARVLSNPKLNYGKGGEAARFRWHEWAYVLDVDLPESFQEQLAETVKASADNAAFIRCLELRNRQQRPVSDSEYSRTFAPAVFAEMPEAKGIGKKRLAAAMDRLFRIGAIERGVVCNVGRKDREGLLIKCADLCADPALTPCADRAEPLAPSALTHTPISKDIEGGALSAPATLDESGPGHD, encoded by the coding sequence ATGAACCTTGGCCCCACTTCCGAAGAACGGGCCGCGATTGCCCGTCTCGCGATCGACAACGACAATCCAAACGGCACCCCGCGCAAAGCTGCACAAGGCTCACTAGCAACGCTCGACCTACGCGCCCTGAGCGCGGTGCGGGCCGTGCCCAAGGCTTTTGCGGTCGAGGGCGTAGTTCCGGCTGGCGAAGTGACATTGTTCACGGGAGCGGGTGCGTCGGGCAAGAGCCTGCTCGCGCAACAGCTCGCGACCTGCGCGGCGGCGGGCATCCCCTGTCTTGGATTGGGCGTTCAGCCGACTGCTTCCCTCTACGTCACCTGCGAAGACGACGCCGAGCAGCTTCACTGGCGCCAGCAGCACATCTGCGAGGCGCTGGGCGTGGATATGGCGAGCCTTGCCGATCGGCTGCATCTTGTGAGCCGTCGAGGCGAGCTGGATAATGTCATCGGCGTGCGTGTCGAGCCTGCCGCTCACGACATTGGCGAGCGTCGGGTGACGACCGCGCTCTACAACGACCTTGCCCGGACGATGCGGGCAACCGACGCCAAGCTGGTTTTCCTCGATAACGTCGCACACCTGTTCGACGGCAACGAGAACGACCGTGGCGACGTGACGCAGTTCGTGAACCTGCTCAATCGGTTGGCAGGCGAGACGGGCGCGGCGATCGTCCTGATCGGGCACCCGAACAAGAGCGGCGATAGCTATTCTGGCTCGACGGCTTGGCTCAATGCAGTGCGCTCGCAAGCGACCCTGGAGCTGGTGCATGATGAGAACGGCGTGGTGCTCGATCGGGACGCTCGCGTGCTCAGCAATCCCAAGTTGAATTATGGGAAGGGCGGAGAAGCCGCCCGCTTCCGCTGGCATGAATGGGCCTACGTGCTCGACGTTGACCTGCCGGAAAGCTTTCAGGAGCAGCTTGCCGAGACGGTGAAGGCGAGCGCGGATAATGCGGCATTCATTCGTTGCCTTGAGCTTCGCAATCGCCAGCAGCGGCCTGTCTCAGACAGCGAATACAGCCGCACTTTTGCTCCGGCCGTATTTGCCGAAATGCCCGAGGCGAAAGGCATCGGAAAGAAGCGACTGGCAGCAGCGATGGACCGCCTCTTCCGCATCGGCGCGATCGAGCGGGGAGTGGTTTGCAACGTCGGCAGAAAGGACCGCGAGGGCTTGCTGATAAAGTGCGCTGACCTTTGCGCTGACCCCGCGCTGACACCCTGCGCTGACCGCGCTGAGCCTCTTGCGCCGAGTGCGCTCACACACACCCCTATATCTAAAGATATAGAGGGCGGGGCCTTGAGTGCCCCCGCCACTCTCGATGAAAGCGGGCCAGGCCATGATTGA
- a CDS encoding glutathione synthase — MKIAIVVNRVATEQEDYSSSRLARIALARGHDVALVELGRFIYDATGSICAHAVVAPQKKFKSDADYIEAIQDIEQERINLDDYDVMLLRSDPADELSERPWAPAAALLFGQLAAKQGPIVLNDPSYLTDAVNKTYFQHFPEAVRPKTVITRSEDEVRAFLDDEGGKAVIKPLQGSGGQGVFVLDEDNRQNLSQTVEAVTRDGYAIVQEYLAGAADGDVRMITLNGRPLVVDGTYACLRRYNESDDARSNISAGGSSEMIEPTDEMLAVAELVAPKLIADGMYLAGLDIVGDKMMEVNVDTPGAISYMDDASGKDFTGAILDDLERKVRLRKEYGGRLSNRQLAMI, encoded by the coding sequence ATGAAAATCGCCATCGTCGTCAATCGCGTCGCGACCGAACAGGAAGATTATTCCTCCTCCCGCCTCGCGCGCATCGCCCTCGCGCGCGGACACGACGTCGCGCTCGTCGAGCTGGGGCGTTTCATCTACGACGCGACCGGAAGCATCTGCGCGCACGCCGTCGTCGCCCCGCAGAAGAAGTTCAAGTCCGACGCCGACTATATCGAGGCTATCCAGGACATCGAGCAGGAACGCATCAACCTCGACGACTATGACGTGATGCTGCTCCGCTCCGATCCCGCCGACGAGCTCAGCGAGCGTCCCTGGGCCCCCGCCGCCGCGCTCCTGTTCGGTCAGCTCGCCGCCAAGCAGGGCCCGATCGTCCTCAACGATCCGAGCTATCTCACCGACGCCGTCAACAAGACCTATTTCCAGCATTTCCCGGAGGCAGTGCGGCCCAAAACGGTCATCACCCGCTCCGAGGACGAAGTCCGTGCCTTCCTCGACGATGAAGGCGGCAAGGCGGTCATCAAGCCGCTCCAAGGGTCGGGCGGTCAGGGCGTCTTCGTCCTCGACGAGGACAATCGCCAGAACCTCAGCCAGACAGTCGAGGCGGTCACCCGCGACGGCTACGCCATTGTCCAGGAATATCTTGCCGGTGCCGCCGACGGCGACGTGCGCATGATCACGCTGAACGGTAGGCCGCTGGTGGTCGACGGCACCTACGCTTGCCTGCGCCGCTACAACGAGAGCGACGATGCGCGCTCGAACATCTCAGCCGGCGGCAGCAGCGAGATGATCGAACCGACCGACGAGATGCTCGCCGTGGCCGAACTGGTCGCGCCCAAGCTGATCGCCGACGGCATGTATCTCGCCGGTCTCGACATCGTCGGCGACAAGATGATGGAAGTGAACGTCGATACCCCGGGTGCGATCAGCTACATGGACGATGCCTCGGGCAAGGATTTCACCGGCGCCATCCTCGACGACCTCGAACGCAAGGTGCGCCTGCGCAAGGAATATGGCGGCCGCCTTTCGAACCGTCAGCTCGCCATGATCTGA
- a CDS encoding terminase large subunit — protein MPEAERVMAFLETLPIVSGLKAGERLELLEFQRQFVRGVYGPRTDDGERRVRLAALSVARGNGKSALLSGLSLAHLLGPCQEPYGECYAAALDREQAGVLYHQTRAYIEATPWMAARVNIRDWHKEITDEESNSRWRALTSDARKAHGLAPSFWIADEVAQWRSRELWDNLSTGMGKRRSALGVTISTQAAEDLHFFSEMLDAEPVPTIYTQLHAALEDCALDDREAWAAANPALGEFLNEEQFADAAARAMRSPSFEPSFRLLQLNQRVAAEGRFIEQADWDANGEPFDIAELEGERCFGGLDLSSTKDLTALALYFPDQGKLLAWHWFPRDTISKRVETDRVPYDRWAADGWAETTVGNARDDLAIALQLADIRTRYQVEAIAFDRWQMARLKKLLSDEGIDLPLVDFVPGFRSYAAAVDAFETALLTRKLQHNNNPLLRWQAGNVIVETDPAGNRKPTKAKSLDRIDGIVASIMAVGAAAIEEPTNYLTLDSVRVL, from the coding sequence ATGCCCGAGGCCGAGCGGGTAATGGCGTTCCTCGAAACGCTGCCGATCGTCTCCGGCTTGAAGGCTGGCGAGCGGCTGGAGCTGCTGGAGTTTCAGCGCCAGTTCGTGCGGGGCGTCTATGGCCCCCGCACCGATGACGGGGAGCGACGGGTGCGCTTGGCGGCACTGAGCGTGGCGAGGGGCAACGGTAAGAGCGCATTGCTATCGGGCCTGAGCCTCGCGCACCTGCTAGGGCCATGCCAGGAGCCGTATGGTGAGTGCTATGCAGCCGCGCTCGATCGCGAGCAGGCGGGTGTCCTGTATCATCAAACGAGGGCCTACATCGAGGCCACGCCATGGATGGCGGCGCGGGTAAACATCCGAGACTGGCACAAGGAAATCACCGACGAGGAAAGCAATTCCCGTTGGCGTGCGCTCACGTCGGACGCACGGAAGGCGCATGGTCTCGCGCCGTCATTCTGGATTGCCGACGAGGTGGCGCAGTGGCGGAGCCGCGAACTGTGGGACAATTTGAGCACTGGCATGGGCAAGCGGCGATCCGCGTTGGGCGTGACGATTTCGACGCAAGCCGCCGAAGACCTCCACTTTTTTAGTGAAATGCTCGACGCGGAACCAGTGCCGACGATCTACACGCAACTGCACGCGGCCCTCGAGGACTGCGCGTTGGACGATCGCGAGGCGTGGGCGGCGGCGAACCCGGCGCTTGGCGAGTTTCTGAATGAGGAGCAGTTTGCCGACGCGGCGGCGCGGGCGATGCGCTCGCCTTCATTCGAGCCGAGCTTTCGCCTGCTCCAGCTCAATCAGCGCGTGGCAGCCGAGGGCCGCTTTATCGAGCAGGCGGACTGGGATGCGAATGGGGAGCCGTTCGACATTGCCGAGCTGGAAGGGGAGCGGTGCTTTGGCGGTCTGGACCTGTCGAGCACGAAGGATCTGACCGCGCTGGCGCTCTATTTTCCCGACCAGGGCAAGCTGCTCGCGTGGCATTGGTTCCCGCGCGACACGATTTCCAAGCGCGTCGAGACGGACCGGGTGCCCTACGACCGATGGGCGGCGGACGGCTGGGCCGAGACGACCGTAGGCAACGCTCGCGACGACCTCGCCATTGCGCTCCAGCTTGCCGACATTCGCACCCGCTATCAGGTTGAGGCCATCGCCTTTGACCGTTGGCAGATGGCACGGCTCAAGAAGCTGCTGAGCGACGAAGGCATTGACCTGCCGCTAGTGGACTTTGTGCCCGGTTTCAGGAGCTATGCGGCGGCGGTGGATGCCTTCGAGACGGCGTTGCTGACCCGCAAGCTCCAGCACAATAACAATCCGCTGCTGCGCTGGCAGGCGGGCAACGTCATTGTCGAAACGGACCCGGCAGGCAACCGGAAGCCGACGAAGGCTAAGAGCCTCGACCGCATCGACGGGATCGTGGCGAGCATCATGGCCGTTGGCGCGGCGGCAATCGAGGAGCCGACCAACTATCTGACGCTGGACTCGGTGCGTGTGCTCTAG
- a CDS encoding N-formylglutamate amidohydrolase, producing MKSSFLSDPDNGPAWDMIAADGPVMATAIHAGHHVRLELQPWLCIDVPERLREEDPMTDYFVTVGDTVVRANRSRFECDLNRPREGCISNDPEDTWGLTIWRDDLPEEQMERSRRLHDDFYAAATRRIDAMIAQHGRILLLDLHSYNYRRDGAEGEPAPLPNNPDIDLGVTTLDRPVYGDLVDRFARKLRSVPIDGRTPDVRENKRFEDGGNFPEWLHARYGEDACIMTLEYKKIFMDEWGRSADILALQSLRHGLSLAVADARAWLAETR from the coding sequence ATGAAATCATCCTTTCTTTCCGATCCCGACAACGGCCCCGCCTGGGACATGATCGCCGCCGACGGCCCCGTGATGGCGACCGCCATCCACGCGGGCCATCACGTCCGCCTCGAGCTTCAGCCGTGGCTTTGTATCGACGTGCCCGAACGCCTGCGCGAGGAAGACCCGATGACGGACTATTTCGTCACCGTCGGCGATACCGTCGTGCGCGCCAATCGGTCGCGCTTCGAATGCGATCTCAACCGCCCGCGCGAGGGGTGCATCTCCAACGACCCCGAGGACACGTGGGGCCTCACCATCTGGCGCGACGACCTTCCCGAAGAACAGATGGAGCGCTCGCGCCGGCTGCACGACGATTTCTATGCGGCCGCCACCCGCCGCATCGACGCCATGATCGCGCAGCATGGTCGCATCCTGCTGCTGGATCTTCACAGCTACAATTATCGCCGTGACGGGGCGGAGGGCGAGCCCGCCCCGCTCCCGAACAACCCCGACATCGACCTTGGCGTCACCACGCTCGACCGCCCCGTCTACGGAGACCTCGTCGACCGCTTCGCGCGCAAGCTGCGCAGCGTTCCGATCGACGGACGCACCCCCGACGTGCGTGAAAACAAGCGGTTCGAGGATGGTGGCAACTTCCCCGAATGGCTCCATGCCCGTTACGGCGAAGACGCGTGCATCATGACGCTGGAATACAAGAAGATCTTCATGGACGAATGGGGACGCAGCGCCGACATTCTCGCGCTCCAGTCGCTGCGCCACGGCCTCTCCCTGGCGGTCGCCGACGCGCGGGCGTGGCTCGCGGAGACGCGCTGA
- a CDS encoding HNH endonuclease signature motif containing protein, with the protein MADWPYNTAQWQRLRKLKLSQQPLCEDCKAISIMRPAKHVDHVHAISDGGPAFPALDGLRCLCPSCHSAKTARGAEAGAVRSDKPRRGCDADGNPLDERHPWGGQR; encoded by the coding sequence ATGGCTGATTGGCCCTACAACACCGCGCAATGGCAGCGGCTCCGCAAGCTGAAGCTGTCTCAGCAGCCGCTATGCGAGGACTGCAAGGCAATCTCGATAATGCGGCCTGCCAAGCACGTCGATCATGTCCATGCCATCAGCGACGGCGGGCCAGCCTTCCCGGCGCTCGATGGCCTGCGCTGTTTATGTCCGTCCTGTCATTCGGCAAAGACGGCACGGGGAGCAGAAGCTGGTGCGGTGCGCTCAGACAAGCCCCGGCGTGGATGCGATGCGGACGGCAACCCGCTTGACGAGCGGCACCCGTGGGGTGGTCAACGATGA
- a CDS encoding PepSY-associated TM helix domain-containing protein, with the protein MKRRTIKSWFLIHKWTSLVSTAFLLMLCVTGLPLIFHDEIDGLLGEDYETSLVGPASAADGRSLDMMLATALSERPGEVPLFMAFSQDSPLLTVTTGPSPDAAGSEMTLLFFDRATGEALGPAPTGGFMNFVLTLHTDLFLGLPGMLFLGAMGVLFVLALVSGVVLYAPFMRRLPFGTLRERRSPRVRTLDRHNLVGIVALGWMLVVGITGIINALADPLTERWQNGELAAMTARYADQPALDPSLYGSLDTAMSSAQAALQGRSPQFIGFPGGAWSTPQHYAIFFQGDRPLTQNLLTPALVDARTGELTDARAMPALNQALMLSKPLHFGDYGGLVLKLIWATMTLLTIWVLWTGLRLWLRRRPGHVDRRVDEIVAGARRVRSKREKVVA; encoded by the coding sequence GTGAAACGGCGCACCATCAAATCCTGGTTCCTGATCCACAAATGGACGAGCCTCGTCTCGACCGCATTCCTGTTGATGCTGTGCGTCACGGGGCTTCCGCTCATCTTTCACGACGAGATCGATGGGTTACTGGGCGAGGATTACGAAACGTCGCTCGTCGGTCCCGCTTCGGCGGCGGATGGCCGATCGCTGGACATGATGCTGGCGACCGCCTTGTCGGAGCGGCCGGGCGAGGTGCCGCTGTTCATGGCGTTCAGTCAGGACAGTCCGCTGCTTACCGTGACCACCGGGCCGTCACCCGATGCAGCGGGTTCGGAAATGACGCTTCTGTTTTTCGACCGCGCGACGGGCGAGGCGCTCGGTCCGGCGCCGACCGGCGGGTTCATGAACTTCGTTCTGACTCTGCATACCGATCTCTTTCTCGGCCTGCCGGGCATGTTGTTCCTCGGCGCGATGGGCGTGTTGTTCGTGCTGGCGCTCGTGTCCGGTGTCGTGCTGTATGCTCCCTTCATGCGGCGATTGCCGTTCGGCACGCTGCGCGAACGACGGAGCCCGCGGGTGCGGACGCTCGATCGCCACAACCTTGTCGGGATCGTCGCGCTCGGCTGGATGCTGGTGGTCGGCATCACCGGGATCATCAACGCTCTTGCCGATCCGCTGACCGAACGGTGGCAGAATGGCGAGCTGGCGGCCATGACCGCACGATATGCCGACCAGCCTGCGCTCGACCCGTCGCTGTACGGGTCGCTGGATACCGCGATGAGCAGCGCCCAGGCTGCCCTCCAGGGTCGATCGCCGCAATTCATCGGCTTCCCCGGAGGGGCCTGGAGCACGCCGCAGCATTACGCGATCTTCTTTCAGGGCGACCGACCGCTGACGCAGAACCTCCTGACCCCCGCGCTGGTCGATGCGCGAACGGGCGAACTTACCGACGCTCGCGCGATGCCAGCGCTCAACCAGGCGCTCATGCTCTCCAAGCCTCTTCACTTCGGCGACTACGGTGGCCTTGTCCTCAAGTTGATCTGGGCGACGATGACGCTTCTGACGATCTGGGTGCTCTGGACCGGGCTCCGGCTGTGGTTGCGGCGCCGCCCCGGCCATGTCGATCGCCGTGTCGACGAGATCGTGGCGGGTGCTAGGCGCGTCCGATCGAAGCGCGAAAAGGTCGTCGCATGA
- a CDS encoding TonB-dependent receptor produces MKMRLSACSLVALATVLASPAAAQEADDPSSETIIITAQRDNATEVVNGGDAGALGDQPAENLPFNIRAFDETLIYNQQPLTIGEVLENDPTVRTTYGFGNAAEQFVIRGFSLFGDDVGVNGLYGIAPRQLIAPELFEQVQVLNGSSAFLNGAAPGGSGVGGSVNLLLKRAVEDRTRATATFVGDGHIGGSFDVARRFGSGDELGVRINGAYRDGEVAIDREDRAARVIGGAVDYDGGRFRVALDLAYQNVRVESLRPKVTLLADAIPDVPDASDNYAQDYTYTELADVFGTLDLEVDLAPETLFYAKAGARRGDEEGIYGGIQVADATTGEASSGFHSFIPYEQDSKAVEIGLRAGFDTGSVAHTLNVGGSMIWQQDRTAYEFYSPFDTNLYDPQQVVLQPIAFAGGDLDDPFPITERRLKSLFASDTIDLLDGKVLLTAGGRYQHIDIERFSYFGGALDTEYSESAVTPVAGVVVKPVEGLSVYANYIEALQEGAVAPIDAEISNPGAVLAPRMSTQYEIGGKFFFDPALFATLSLYRIERPGEGFEDDGAGGTRFAYIGEQRNEGIEFTLNGEPLPGLRIITGFAVADATFDNGSEAPGVPQFAANANVEWDVSMLPGLTLTGRVTHTGEQQANIANTLQLDDWTVLDIGARYVFAVGDAPLTLRATIDNVTDEAYWASAFDAFNPALLQGAPRTAKASLSIDF; encoded by the coding sequence ATGAAGATGCGTCTTTCCGCCTGTTCCCTTGTCGCCTTGGCCACCGTTCTTGCGTCGCCTGCTGCCGCGCAGGAGGCCGACGATCCATCCAGCGAGACGATCATCATCACCGCGCAGCGCGACAATGCGACCGAAGTCGTCAACGGCGGTGACGCCGGTGCGCTCGGCGACCAGCCGGCCGAGAATCTGCCCTTCAACATCCGGGCTTTCGATGAAACGCTGATCTACAACCAGCAGCCGCTGACGATCGGCGAGGTCCTGGAGAACGATCCCACGGTCCGCACCACCTACGGATTCGGAAATGCGGCCGAGCAGTTCGTCATACGGGGGTTCTCGCTGTTCGGCGACGATGTCGGGGTCAATGGACTGTACGGTATCGCACCGCGCCAGTTGATCGCCCCCGAACTGTTCGAACAGGTTCAGGTTCTCAACGGATCGTCGGCCTTCCTCAACGGTGCGGCACCCGGTGGATCGGGCGTCGGCGGTAGCGTCAACCTGCTCCTGAAGCGCGCGGTCGAGGATCGAACGCGCGCGACCGCGACGTTCGTGGGCGACGGCCATATCGGTGGCAGCTTCGACGTGGCGCGGCGCTTCGGATCGGGCGACGAACTGGGCGTGCGGATCAACGGCGCCTATCGCGACGGCGAGGTGGCGATCGACCGCGAGGACCGCGCCGCGCGCGTGATCGGCGGTGCAGTCGACTATGACGGTGGCAGGTTCCGGGTCGCGCTCGACCTTGCCTACCAGAACGTGCGGGTCGAGAGCCTTCGGCCCAAGGTCACATTGCTGGCGGACGCGATTCCCGACGTCCCGGACGCAAGCGACAATTACGCGCAGGATTATACCTATACCGAACTGGCCGACGTGTTCGGCACGCTCGATCTGGAAGTCGATCTGGCGCCCGAAACGCTGTTCTACGCCAAGGCGGGTGCACGGCGCGGCGACGAGGAAGGCATCTATGGCGGGATCCAGGTCGCCGATGCGACCACCGGGGAAGCGTCGAGCGGCTTCCATTCCTTCATTCCGTACGAACAGGACAGCAAGGCGGTCGAGATCGGGCTGCGCGCCGGTTTCGATACCGGCAGCGTCGCGCATACGCTGAACGTCGGGGGGAGTATGATCTGGCAGCAGGACCGCACCGCCTACGAATTCTATTCGCCGTTCGACACCAATCTGTACGACCCGCAACAGGTCGTCCTGCAACCGATTGCCTTTGCCGGCGGCGATCTCGACGATCCTTTTCCGATTACCGAGCGGAGGCTGAAGAGCCTGTTCGCGTCCGACACGATCGACCTGCTGGACGGGAAGGTCCTGCTGACGGCGGGCGGGCGCTACCAGCATATCGACATCGAACGCTTCAGCTATTTCGGCGGTGCGCTCGACACCGAATATTCGGAAAGCGCCGTCACGCCGGTGGCGGGCGTTGTCGTGAAGCCGGTCGAGGGCCTGTCGGTCTATGCCAACTACATCGAGGCGTTGCAGGAAGGCGCGGTCGCGCCGATCGATGCGGAGATTTCCAACCCCGGCGCCGTACTGGCGCCGCGCATGTCGACCCAATACGAGATCGGGGGCAAATTCTTTTTCGATCCGGCCCTGTTCGCGACGCTTTCGCTCTACCGGATCGAACGTCCGGGCGAAGGTTTCGAGGATGACGGAGCGGGCGGTACGCGCTTCGCCTACATCGGCGAGCAGCGCAACGAGGGAATAGAGTTCACGCTCAACGGAGAGCCCCTGCCGGGTCTGCGGATCATCACCGGGTTCGCTGTCGCCGACGCCACCTTCGACAACGGATCGGAGGCGCCCGGAGTGCCGCAGTTCGCCGCCAATGCCAATGTCGAGTGGGACGTGAGCATGCTTCCCGGGCTGACGCTCACGGGACGCGTCACGCACACGGGCGAACAGCAGGCCAACATCGCCAACACGCTGCAACTCGACGACTGGACCGTCCTCGACATCGGCGCGCGATACGTCTTTGCGGTCGGCGATGCGCCGCTGACGCTGCGGGCGACCATCGATAACGTCACCGACGAGGCCTATTGGGCAAGCGCCTTCGACGCCTTCAATCCGGCACTCCTTCAGGGCGCGCCGCGGACCGCGAAGGCATCGCTCTCGATCGACTTCTGA